One window of Nicotiana tomentosiformis chromosome 11, ASM39032v3, whole genome shotgun sequence genomic DNA carries:
- the LOC104096103 gene encoding transcription factor RAX2-like: MGRAPCCDKANVKRGPWSPEEDAKLKDFIHKYGTGGNWIALPQKAGLKRCGKSCRLRWLNYLRPNIKHGDFSEEEDRVICSLYSTIGSRWSIIAAQLPGRTDNDIKNYWNTKLKKKLMGLMQSTNQRKSPYFPATNSLQTQPQINSSLFRDLYYNPNNRPIITGLNQSISSAHQPNFLYTNSNMNFPNLGATNSQYPYNIQSHNLLMFGEASCSSSDGSCSQMSFGKEIKREEIMSNCLQQGQISSVNAFEENQNFTLDYGNSSSNWVDQKPNVYFGNTTTTTQVLQYDVEEVKQQLTSCTNGNNGSTIGCNNNNSMFVFNDENYNKSNEIGMFYY, encoded by the exons ATGGGGAGAGCTCCATGTTGTGATAAAGCAAATGTGAAGAGAGGGCCATGGTCTCCTGAAGAAGATGCTAAACTCAAAGATTTCATTCACAAATATGGAACTGGTGGAAATTGGATTGCTCTTCCCCAAAAAGCAG GACTAAAGAGATGTGGGAAGAGTTGTAGATTGAGATGGCTAAATTATCTAAGGCCTAATATCAAACATGGTGATTTTTCGGAGGAAGAAGATAGAGTTATTTGCAGCTTGTATTCCACCATTGGAAGCAG GTGGTCAATAATAGCAGCTCAATTACCAGGAAGGACTGACAATGATATTAAGAATTACTGGAATACTAAACTCAAGAAAAAGCTTATGGGATTAATGCAATCAACAAACCAAAGAAAATCACCATATTTTCCAGCTACTAATTCTCTTCAAACCCAACCCCAGATAAATTCAAGTCTTTTTAGAGACTTATATTACAACCCAAATAATAGGCCTATTATTACAGGCCTAAATCAGTCCATTTCTTCTGCCCACCAGCCAAATTTTCTCTACACTAATAGTAACATGAATTTTCCTAATTTGGGTGCTACAAATAGTCAATATCCTTATAATATTCAAAGTCATAATTTACTTATGTTTGGAGAAGCAAGTTGTTCTTCATCAGATGGAAGTTGTAGCCAAATGAGTTTTGGCAAAGAAATCAAGAGAGAGGAAATTATGAGTAATTGTTTACAACAAGGTCAAATTTCAAGTGTTAATGCTTTTGAAGAAAATCAGAATTTCACTCTTGATTATGGTAACAGTAGTAGTAATTGGGTGGATCAAAAACCAAATGTGTATTTTGgaaatactactactactactcaaGTACTTCAGTATGATGTTGAAGAAGTTAAGCAGCAGCTAACAAGTTGTACCAATGGCAACAATGGCAGTACTATTGGatgtaacaacaacaacagtatGTTCGTGTTCAATGATGAGAATTATAACAAGTCAAATGAGATAGGGATGTTCTATTACTGA